Genomic segment of uncultured Tolumonas sp.:
CGATCCAGATCGCGAATTGACGACTGAACCCGGTTTAGTGCCTGCCAAGGATGTGAATGATATTCGCACGTTGATGCAATCACTGTTACAAGATGAGCAACTGTTTTCAGCCTGGTTGGGCACGCAACTCAGTCAGGCAAAACACGAACTCAATATTCTGACATCCGATGAATGGGATTTGATCCCTGATGAATTGATTCCTGCTCTCGAAGCGGAAGATGAGCTGTATCGTTTGGGTGGACTGCGTTGCCTCTATTTCCGAGCACTGCCTGACGTTTGTTTCGTCAACGGTGAAAAACTGCAGATCCCGGAAGGCGGGCAAGAATTAGCACATCTGATGTGTAACAGCACCGTACTGACTTTAGATAACCTTCAGCCTTATCTGGATAACCCAGTTTTAGTTGAATGGATTTGCCACTGGTTCAACCAAGGCTATTGGTATCTGGCCTCAGACGCCGAAGAGTAAGCATTATCTGACTCTCGCGCCTAAAGCCCGTTGCATGAAAAATTAATTCAGCAAATAACGAACTGCGGTGCGCATATTCGATGCGCGCCCTTTTATACTGCCTAAGCAATCACTCGCCAAAAACTCACCACCGGTAGACTCAATTTTTACTTCGCCTACACGACATGGCCAGCCTTTCGCGTCCTGAATGCGGATCATCCATTGTTGCCCTACACGCTCTTCTGCAAACACGCCTGGGTACACTTCATGTCCTACATAAAAACCATTCACAAAAACACTCATAATGCGCTCCTGCTGACCGATGTCTGTTGATAAAGTTGATGCTTAAACAAGCATTTCTGACGACAGAGATAATCTACTGTATTTATATACAGTATTGCAAGATTATTTTTTGATCTCTTATTCCTGAGTCATTGCCTGGTTTTTAGCAAATGATAAAAATACCGTGTAGTCACACAGCAACTCTGAACAACACGATGAAGATATTCAGGAAATGAGAGAGTAAACATGACGCCACACAGCGTATGTGTGGCCTTTTGATTGGGGAGTTGAGCTAATTAAATGGGGCTTTTTCGCCATTGGCGTGGGCTGATATTAAACCAACGACGGAAGGCACGAGAAAATGCACTCACTTCAGAATAACCCAGTAATAACGCCATATCTGATATTGATAGCTGATTTTGTTGCATATAACGCGTGGCCATTTCACAGCGAAGTTTGTCGACCAAGGTTGAAAAACTGATGCCCTCTCTTTTCAAGTTACGTTGCAAAGACCATGTTGATAACCCCATTTTTGCCGCAACATCATCTAAATTGGGTTCGCCATGCATCATCTGCAAGCGCACTTGAGTGCGCGTTTGATCGATAAGATCTTGATTGTCTGTCGTCCGATTTAACTGTCTAATTGTCTGACGTAACACCATCAACAATGCTGTATCACTTTCTGGCATTGAGCTGCGCATCAAATCAACTTTAGGAATAATCAATGAGTTGTATGGCTGTTCAAACCAAACTGGTGCATCAAAGACTTTACTGTGTTCGTGCCATTGTTCTGGTCGAGGATGTTCAAAATGCACGGCACGTGGTGCCCAATTTTTTCCTAAAGCATAACGAATGACGTTTAAGAACATGCCTAGGGTTAATTCTGCATCCTGTCGACGGCACAAGATCGCGCCATGACGAACTTGATAATCGAGACGCCAACAATCACCAATATCGACCATTTGAGTCAATGTATGGTGTTGATGCCACTGGAAGTCCGTTGCCATATTATGTAGTGCATCGGTTAATGTCGGCGAACTGAGCCCGATATAACCGATCAAGCCAAGGGATTGCGGTTTAAATTGTTTACCGTAATACAGGCCAAAGTTGTCCACGCCAGAATAGTGCGCGGCCTCCTCCATGACTCGGCAGTAATTGACCAAATCAAGACTCAACGTTGGGTTGGCGAGCAATTCAGGGTTAATACCGCTTACACCGAAAATACGATCGACATCGCCGCCGTTTGAGCTGATAAAATCACTTAGCCCGGTTGCGGCAGCAGCTAATACGCCTCGATTACTGTCAAATGCGTCTGTAATCATGCCAGTCAGCGCAGATTGACGTGCAGATATGTTCATAATTGCCCCTATCAACGCATGAACGAAATGCTTAATTAGAGGTAAGCAATAAATGATCCAATAATTAAAACAATAAATATCAATCAGTTAAATAAATACTGCTGCAGGTTCGATTCAATTTGGTGCGTAATGCCCATATTTGTTTCAACACATGAATATCGCGTTTGTCCCTGATACCAGACATCTTCTCTTTGTCTCTGATATTTGCCTCTGAAATGCATAAAGTTGACTTTAGAGAACAAAAATCACCTTCCTCACGTCAAGTTTTCTGATTTTGCTGGGAGCAAGATCACAACTACGCAAAGGGGTATACCTTTTGCTTTAGTGATTACGACTCCCAGCTCTGTCGATGAAAGACAGATGGATCAATTAAACAGAGGTACACATCTATGCAAAAGGACATTGCTGCTCCGGGCTTAAAACGGACACTGGGCAAATTTCATCTTTGGGGAATTGCCGTTGGTTTAGTTATCTCAGGGGAATACTTTGGTTGGAGTTATGGCTGGGCTCAGGCTGGTACGCTGGGCTTCATGGTCACCGCCATATTGATTGCAGCCATGTATACCGCGTTCATCTTTAGTTTCACTGAATTAACCACATCGATCCCACATGCTGGTGGTCCATTTGCTTATGCATATCGTGCGTTTGGCCCTGTCGGTGGTTATATCGCCGGTTTTGCCACACTGGTGGAATTCGTCTTTGCGCCGCCAGCGATTGCCATGGCGATTGGTGCTTATCTGAATGTTCAGTTCCCATCTATTGACCCAAAAATGATCGCTGTAGGCTCTTATCTGGTCTTTATGGCGCTCAACGTTGTCGGGGTCAGTATCGCTGCAACATTCGAACTGTGCGTGACTATTCTGGCCATCATTGAATTGTTGGTTTTCATGGGTGTAGTATCACCTGGCTTCTCAGTCGCTAATTTTGTTGCGAACGGTTGGGCTGGCAGCAACGAATTTTCTGGCTCTGCTATTTCTGGTATTTTCGCTGCCATTCCTTTTGCCATCTGGTTCTTCTTGGCTATTGAAGGCGCAGCCATGGCTGCCGAAGAAGCTAAAGACCCGAAAAAAACCATTCCAGTTGCCTTTATTGCTGGCATTCTGACTTTGGTCGTTCTGGCAATTGGTGTCATGGTCTTTGCTGGTGGTGCCGGTGATTGGAGCAAACTGGCAAATATCAACGATCCATTACCACAAGCCATGAAAATGATTGTTGGTAATTCCAGTGGCTGGTTACACATGCTGGTCTGGTTAGGTCTGTTCGGTCTGATTGCCTCTTTCCACGGCATCATCATGGGATATTCCCGTCAAATCTTCGCTTTAGCACGTGCTGGCTTCCTGCCTAAACCACTGGCAGCCATAAACAGCCGTTATCAAACACCTCACTGGGCTATCTTAGCTGGTGGCATGATCGGTATTGCTGCAATTTTCTCTGACAATCTGATCGTGATTGGTGGTTTGCCGTTAACCGCAAATATCGTAACCATGTCAGTATTTGGTGCTATCGTGATGTACATCATCTCTATGGCTGCGCTATTCAAACTGCGTGTTACTGAACCAAATCTGGAACGTCCGTTCTCTGCACCGCTCTACCCTTTTGCACCAGCATTGGCGCTTGTGTTAGCTGTGGTATGTCTGGTAGCCATGACTTATTACAACACGCTGTTGGCAATGATTTTTGCTGGTCTGTTTATCGCTGGTTTCATCTATTTCAAAGCAACGCACAGCACAGACGACATGCAAGCAGGTAACGAATTACTGCAAGCGCAAAATTCATAAGATTTCCACCCCATAGACTTTGCCACCGCTTGCGGTGGCTTTTTTAAAGCCCATAAAAAGGAATCAGTATGTATCGGACGACCGTTGGCCAACGTACTTATCAGTTTCCTGATTTGAAAATGCTGATGGCAAAAGCCAGTCCAGCACGATCTGGCGATTATCTGGCAGGTGTTGCTGCCACAACCGCCGAAGAACGTATGGCCGCCAAGATCTGCCTAGCCGATCTGCCGCTGAAAGCATTCTTACACACAGCCCTAATTCCCTATGAAGACGATGAAGTTACTCGTCTTATTTTCGATGAACATGATCTAGCGGTATTTTCTTTGGTTAGTCATCTTACTGTGGGTGATTTTCGTGATTGGTTATTAAGCGAGCAGGCTGATAGCCTCACTTTAGCGCGATTAGCGTCAGGGGTAACCCCAGAAATGGTTGCTGCAGTCAGCAAATTAATGCGCAATCAAGATCTGATCCTTGTTGCCAAAAAATGCCGTGTGATCACTAAATTCCGCAACACTATCGGCTTGCCCGGCCGTTTGAGTGTGCGTCTACAACCAAATCACCCGACCGATGCTTTATCAGGTATTGCGGCCGCGATGTTGGATGGTTTGTTGTATGGCAGTGGTGATGCAGTGGTTGGCATCAACCCAGCGACTGACAGCTTGCCAGGCTTAGCCAAACTCAACTATATGCTGGATGACGTGATCCAACGCTTTGAGATCCCGACTCAATCGTGTGTGCTGACACATGTAACTAACACCATAGAATTGATCAATCGTGGCGTTCCCGTTGATTTGGTATTTCAATCCATCGCGGGTACTGAAAAAGCCAATTCTGGCTTTGGTGTTAACCTATCCATATTGGCGGAAGCAGAAGCTGCTGCACAAAGCCTGAATCGTGGCACGATTGGCAAAAACGTGATGTATTTTGAAACCGGACAAGGCAGTTGTCTGTCGGCAAATGCTCATTTTGGTGTCGACCAACAAACTTGCGAAGCTCGGGCTTATGCCGTGGCCAGAAAATTCAAACCCTTACTGACCAACACGGTGGTTGGTTTTATCGGCCCGGAATATCTCTATGACGGTAAACAGATCATTCGTGCCGGATTGGAAGACCACTTTTGCGGTAAATTATTGGGTGTGCCATTAGGCTGTGATGTTTGTTATACCAATCACGCGGAAGCCGATCAGGATGATATGGATACACTGCTGACACTCTTAGCTGCAGCAGGTTTAACCTTCCTGATTGGCGTGCCGGGTGCCGATGACATTATGCTGAATTACCAAAGCACTTCGTTCCATGATGCGCTCTATATTCGCGAATTACTCGGTTTGAAACGCGCACCAGAATTCGACAGCTGGCTGGAAAAAATGCGTTTGATCGATACGCAAGGCCGTTTGTTAGATCCATCCAAACAGCATCCACTGCTGACGCAGTTACCTTCTCTTGGGAGCGCAGCATGAGTAAAAATGTGATCCATCAAAACTCGTGGGATGAATTGCGTCAATTTACAGCGGCCCGTATCGCGCTTGGGCGTACCGGCAATAGTCTACCAACAAAAGAGTTACTTAAATTCGGCCTCGCGCATGCGCAAGCACGTGATGCCGTGCATTTGCCTTTTGCTGCTGATTTGCTTGCCGCTGAGTTGTATGAACAAGGTTTTACCACGTTACAGGCACGCAGTGCTGCGCCCGATCGTGAGACATACCTACGCCGACCCGATCTGGGCCGTCAACTTGCTGCCGAATCTCGTGAATGGCTAAAACAACATGCCCAACCGATCGAGTTGGTTATTGTCGTCGGCGACGGATTATCGTCCACCGCAATACACCGTAATACAGTGCCATTTTTACTAGAGTTACGTCCACGCCTTGAAGCGCTTGGTATTACCATTGGGCCAGTAGTCTTAACTAAACAGGCCCGTGTTGCTATCGGTGATGACATAGCCGAAGCAATGCAGGCAAAAGCAGTTGTCGTACTGATTGGCGAACGTCCTGGTTTATCTTCCCCAGACAGCTTGGGTGTCTACCTGACATGGGCACCCAAAGTAGGATTACTTGACTCTGAACGTAATTGTATTTCTAACGTGCGCCCTGAAGGGCTCAATTATCCAGAGGCGGCCCATAAACTAAGTTGGTTATTAGCGGAAATGTTTCGTCGTCAATTAAGTGGGGTTGCGTTAAAAGATGAAAGTGATGATGCAACAGATATTCTTTTGACTTCTCAAACATCAGCTACACATAAATAATGTAACCGTCATTGATTGAACCCCTTGTTGTGGTGTTTGTGTTTTGAATCCTCGTTGTTCGATGTATTTAAGGAGCCTCGTGCTCCTTTCTTTTTTTGTTTTTTAGATCAAAACCACCCTTGTAACCGTATTTTTTTGATATACGTCATATTATGTTGACGGTAGATTTAAAAATGATGTAATTTTACTACATCTTTTCAGGTGGAGACTGTACCTATGAAAATCGCATTATTCAGTGCCAAAGCTTACGATCGTGATTATTTTGAGCAAGCCAACCAGCCATTTGATTATGCCATCGATTATTTTGATGTTCGTTTGGATGCCAAAACGTCGCGATTAGCTCATGGTTATCCGGTTGTTTGTGCATTTGTTAATGATGATCTTTCGCGTCCAGTATTAACTGATCTGGTTAACAACGGCACACGCCTATTAGCAATGCGCTGCGCGGGTTATAACAATGTTGATTTAGTCGCAGCCAAAGAATTAGGTCTGACCGTTGTCCGGGTTCCTGCCTATTCACCAGAAGCGGTAGCCGAGCACAGTGTTGGCCTGATGATGACGTTAAATCGTCGCATTCATAAAGCTTATCAACGCACCCGTGATGCCAATTTTGCACTCGATGGTTTGGTCGGTTTTAATATGTTTGGCAAGACTGCTGGTATTATTGGTACAGGTAAAATCGGTATCGCAACCTTAAGAATCTTAAAAGGTTTTGGCATGCGCTTGCTGGTTAACGACCCATTTCAGAATCAAGCTGCTATTGAATTGGGTGCAGAATATGTCGATCTGGATACTCTATTTCGTGAGTCAGATGTGATCAGTTTGCATTGCCCTCTGTTCCAGGAAAATTACCACCTGTTAAATTCCCAATCATTCGCCAAAATGAAAAAAGGTGTGATGATCATTAATACCAGTCGTGGTGCTTTGCTGAATTCTCAAGATGCAATCGAAGCATTAAAACAAGGTAAGATCGGCGCGCTTGGTTTAGATGTCTATGAGGAAGAAAGCGAACTCTTCTTTGAAGATAAATCAAATGAAGTGATCACTGATGATATCTTCCGCCGGCTTTCTGCCTGTCATAATGTGTTGTTCACTGGTCACCAGGCATTTTTGACGCGTGAAGCACTGCTTTCTATTGCCGGAACTACATTAAATAACGCCAAAATCTTTGCCGCCAACGAAAAAAGTGGCAATGAAGTGGAGTAAATTTACAACATTTTAACATTTATATTGGGAAGCACATGCTTCCCTTTTTTTACTTATATAAATCCATACATTTCCTGCATAAAAACTTCTTTGATCTGACTCGCAATTTAACTTGCGCACAGCTGATCAGCCCACTAGAATCGCGCGGATTTTTACATAAACCTAACGTTCATCAGGATGATGAACCCTTTAAGCGTTATTACTGGAGAACTTCTCGTGAGCGAAAAATTGGCTAATCCAGCACCATTGGGTCTGATGGGTTTTGGTATGACCACTGTGCTGCTGAACATCCATAATGCAGGCTTCTTCCCAATCAGCGCCATGATTCTGGCAATGGGTCTGGCATATGGCGGTATGGCGCAAGTGATTGCTGGTATTCTTGAATTCAAAAAAGGCAACACATTCGGTCTAACCGCTTTTACCTCTTACGGTTTCTTTTGGATCAGTCTGGTATTCCTGATCCTGATGCCAAAATGGGGTTGGGCTGATGCAGCAAACGAAACATCTATGGGTTGTTACCTGCTGATGTGGGGTATCTTCACCCTGTTCATGTTCTTTGGCACACTGAAAGGCCCTAAAGCACTGCAGGTTGTGTTTGGTACTCTGGTTGTGCTGTTCTTCTTACTGGCAGCCAAAGACTTCACTGGTAACGCAGCATTAGGTACTTTCGCTGGTTTTGAAGGTATTTTCTGTGGCGCCTCTGCAATTTATCTGGCGATGGCTGAAGTGCTGAACGAAAAATTCGGTCGCACCATTCTGCCAATCGGTGAAACGCAAGCTCACTAAGCTTATCAAGCATCTAAATCAACGCCGCATGATGCGGCGTTTTTTATGGTTCGCGTAAATATCACCCACAAAAAAGCCGACTAAAATTAGTCGGCTTTTTACTATCAGCAAGAAATCAATGCAGTTTCAGGCGTGGACGCAAAATACGGTTTAACTGGCCAACCAGCATAATCAAACCAGTTTTCACATAACCATATAGAGCGACTTGGTGCATACGATATAAAGAGATATACATCATACGAGCAATGCGCCCTTCAATCATCATAGAACCGCGCATCAGGTTACCCATCAAACTGCCGACGGTTGAGAAGTTACTCAGCGATACCAATGAACCGTAATCCATGTACTGATACGCTTTTAATTCACCGCCATTGATCTGTGCCAGAATATTTTTCATGGCCTGAGTTGCCATCTGGTGAGCCGATTGTGCGCGTGGCGGCACCAGTTTGCCATCTTCCATGGCACAGGCAGCACAGTCACCAATTGCATAAACATGATCGTCTATGGTGGTTTGCAGCGTGCCTTTCACGACCAATTGGTTTGCGCGGTTAGTTTCCAGTCCACCAATTTCTTTCAGGAAATCAGGCGCTTTAACACCGGCAGCCCAAACCATCAAATCTGCTTCGATCAGCTCACCATCTTTAGTCATCAGACCTTTGTCGGTTGCTTCACTGACAAACGTTGCGGTACGGATATCCACACCCAATTCAGCCAGTTCATGGTGTGCCGCACCAGAAATACGCTCTGGCAGCGCAGGCAGAATACGTGGGCCAGCTTCAACCACAGTCACTTTTAGGCTGCGACGAGACAGATTTTTATATCCGTACGCCGTCAGCTCTTCAACCGCATTATACAGCTCAGCTGAAAGCTCAATACCTGTTGCGCCTGCCCCTACGATAGCAATTTTAATATTGCCGTCTTGCGGAATATCAGTATTGCTCGTAGTACGTGAACCAGCAAAACGCAGGAATTTATCCATCAAAATATTATGGAAACGGAATGCCTGATCAGCGCTATCGAGGAAAATACAATGGTCACGAACACCTGGTGTATTGAAATCGTTAGAAACTGAACCCAGTGCCATGACCAGGTAGTCATATTCGATTTCACGTTCACCTAATACTTCTTCGCCTTTTTCACCAAAAATTGGTGCCAATACGATACGTTTTTCCTGACGTTTAATATCAGTTAATGTGCCTAATTGGAATTCAAACGCATTGTGGCGGGCCTGAGATTGATAGCTTAATGCATCAACACCTGCATCCAGTGAGCCAGCTGCAACTTCATGCAGCAACGGTTTCCATAAATGGGTACGGTTACGATCAACCAAAGTGATCTGAGCCTTACCTTTTTTACCCAATTTACGTCCCAGACGTGTGGCCAATTCGAGACCACCTGCACCACCACCAACAATGACAATTTTGGTCATACCAGAAGCACCTTTTTTATTACATATGTTAAGGAATAGTTACGCTTCCTCAAAAATCATCTGACATCATCCAGCATTTTTGAATGCTTTTATAAGTTGTAGATGTGACGACAGATCCTTGAACTTATGGGATTGTTGCTCATCCCATACAATGTCGTAATATTCTTTCAGCTCACTTGCTGTGCGGCTATTATCCATGACTTCATCATTAACAGAAAGGATACAAATGCACTTTCTTGCATTTTTTTTACGAAATTCAGTTACACATTTAGAAGCAATATCAATATATTCTTCCGGGCGAGTGATCTTTCCCTGCATGGTTTCTTCAGGGAAAAGGTTCGGGTTAAACATGACTTGACGGATGCCGCAGAGATAACCAATGCGTTCACTCCAATACCCCCCCAAACCCACACCACAGATCAACGGCGCAGGATCATCGGATGTTGTGATTTGACGATGAACCTCCTTCAACAAATGGCTCATATCCTGACGAGGATAAACCGTACTGTAGCTAACCATACGTACATCCGGGTCAATAAACTGTAATTGCAATACTTTTTCATAGTTGCCAGGGCTGGTCGCATCAAAGCCGTGCAGATAAATAATCATGTTGGTTCCCTCTCAATCAACAACCTTGTCAGGAATTCACCATAGCAGGTCTCCTGCTATGGGGTCAGTTCAAAGCCCCGAAAGGCTGCTTAAGATCAAAAATATGGTATTAATTAACATACTCTTCGACAAAGCAACGAACTCTGTTTTGCGTGGTTTGCCAGCGAGATGAAGAGATGAGCCGAGACCAATCGCCTTGGTTTTTACTTAGTAATGATTCTGCACTGCTAGAAGGCGGATTTTTTAGCCCATCAAGAATAGCGATGGCTCCATCACGGTTATTGCAAGCCAATAACATGTCGCAACCAGCATCCAAAGCGGCTTGGGCTCGTTCTGGATATCCGCCAGCGACAGCTGCGCCTTCCATCGTCAGATCATCGCTGAATATGACCCCGTTGAAGCCAAGTTTCTTGCGCAATATTTCCTGCAGCCAAAAGCGGGAAAAACCAGCTGGATGATCATCAATCTCGGTATAGATCACATGGGCTGGCATGAGTGCATCTAATTTTCCCGTCGGAATTAACTGTTTAAATGGCACCAGATCAGTTGCATCTATTTCCTCCCAGGAACGATTGTCTCGCGGGCTTTCGATATGAGAATCGGCTCTGACGCTACCATGACCAGGGAAATGTTTACCGGTTGCCTTCATTCCAGCCTGGTGCATGCCATCAATAAATGCAGACGCCAGATCAATCACTTGGTGAGGATCGCTGCTGAAGCTTCGGTTACCAATCACATTACTGCCACGTTCTAAATCCAGCACTGGGGCAAAACTTAAATCGATATCATGAGCCAGTAGTTCAGCCGCCATTAACCAACCACAGTCTGTTGCCAAACTTGCGGCCTGATTGCCGGCATTATGCAGAAGCCCCATTGGTGGAATACGGGAAAAGCCATCTCGAAAACGCTGAACCCGACCACCTTCATGGTCAACGGCTATCAGTAATGGTTTTGCAGCCGCTTGGCGAATTGCAGCGACCAAAGCAGATAATTGTGCCCGATCATGATAATTGCGGGTAAATAAGATCAAACCACCCACGGTAGGGTGCGCCAGCATTTCACGTTCTTCAGCGTCCAGTTCACAGCCCTGAACATCTAACATCAAAGGACCCATTAAGTTGTCGCCTATGATTAAAGGAATGATTTCTTAACTACTATTCTATATATAGGCAGGCAGGAAGTGTTACCATTTGTGCATATCAGGATTATTTACATCCGATTATGTTTTCTTTAATTTGCATCTGCGTAATGTGTATCGATATTTATACAAGGAGAGTAAGCCATGGCTACACTGGATGAGATCCGCCATTCCATTAACGAGATTGACACCCAGTTGCTCGCTCTTTTTGCCAAACGTCGTGCAATCAGTATTGAAGTAGCTAAGAACAAATTATTTAGCCAACGTCCGATCCGAGATCAACGGCGCGAACAAGAGCTACTGGCATATCTGACTCAGGTTGGCCACCCAATGGGGCTTTCTGCCCATTTTATTCAGCAAGTATTCCAATTAATTATCGAAGATTCTGTATTAATTCAGCAGGATTTTGTGCAACAACAGAAAAACCCTGAACACACAGATGCAGGGAATAGCGTTGCTTATTTAGGACCATTAGGATCATATTCCAGCCTTGCTGCCCGTAAATTCCTTGGTCGTCAGTTATCTGATATTCGTGAAATAAGTTGCAGCAGCTTTAATCAGGTTTTTAATGAAGTAGAAAGTGGCGCTTGTCAGTATGGGGTATTACCGATCGAGAATATGACATCCGGTTCTATCAATGAAGTTTATGATTTGATGCAACAGACCAGCCTCTCGATTGTTGCTGAACTAACCTACCCTATTGATCATTGCTTGCTGACAGCCGTGGATACCACTATAAACGACATTGAAGTTATCTATGGGCACCCGCAACCCATCATGCAATCATCGCATTATCTTGATAGCAACCCACACATTCGCAAAGTGTTTTGCGATTCATCATCAGCAGCCATGTTGAAGGTCAAAGAACTTGCTTCACCGAATGCAGCGGCTATTGGCAGTGCTGAAGGTGGTGATATCTACGGTTTAATTAAAATTGCCAGCGGATTAGCTAATCAGCCGGATAACTGCACTCGCTTTCTGATTGTTGCTCGTGAGCCAATTAAAGTCTCGCCACTGGTGCCGGCCAAAACAACCTTCATTATGTCAACGACACAAAAAATCGGTTCACTGGTAGAAGCATTATTAGTATTGCGCAACCACAACATCAACATGACTAAATTGGAATCCCGCCCAATTCCCGGTAACCCTTGGGAAGAAATGTTTTACGTTGATGTCGCCGCTAATCTGGAAAGTGATGAAATGCAGGCTGCGATTCAGGATCTGCAATCATCAACCCGCTATGTGAAGATATTAGGTTGTTATCCGAGTGAAGATGTTCATCCGGTCAGCAGTCCTACAGCAGAATAAAAAAAGCCCCGAAAGGGGCTTTTTTTATATTAGCATTTATGGCTTAAGCCATTTTAGCCAAATATTTTGTTGCTGCCTGATAAGGTAACAGCTTGGTATTCATCAATTTGCATATTGCAGATTGTTTTAATGACTTCTCTGTATCTAACTGAATAGACTGGCTGATCACAATACACAGTGATGCAGTGCTGCCCGGTGATATAACCATCACATCGCCGTACATGCATTCTGTCACAACCGAAAATACTTCGCCCAGTTCTGGCGTATCAGACAGCATACCAACATCTTGATAAAACCAACTTTGGCTGACTAATGGCCGAGCATATTTAATAGCGGCAATAGCGTTC
This window contains:
- a CDS encoding AraC family transcriptional regulator, with product MNISARQSALTGMITDAFDSNRGVLAAAATGLSDFISSNGGDVDRIFGVSGINPELLANPTLSLDLVNYCRVMEEAAHYSGVDNFGLYYGKQFKPQSLGLIGYIGLSSPTLTDALHNMATDFQWHQHHTLTQMVDIGDCWRLDYQVRHGAILCRRQDAELTLGMFLNVIRYALGKNWAPRAVHFEHPRPEQWHEHSKVFDAPVWFEQPYNSLIIPKVDLMRSSMPESDTALLMVLRQTIRQLNRTTDNQDLIDQTRTQVRLQMMHGEPNLDDVAAKMGLSTWSLQRNLKREGISFSTLVDKLRCEMATRYMQQNQLSISDMALLLGYSEVSAFSRAFRRWFNISPRQWRKSPI
- the eat gene encoding ethanolamine permease yields the protein MQKDIAAPGLKRTLGKFHLWGIAVGLVISGEYFGWSYGWAQAGTLGFMVTAILIAAMYTAFIFSFTELTTSIPHAGGPFAYAYRAFGPVGGYIAGFATLVEFVFAPPAIAMAIGAYLNVQFPSIDPKMIAVGSYLVFMALNVVGVSIAATFELCVTILAIIELLVFMGVVSPGFSVANFVANGWAGSNEFSGSAISGIFAAIPFAIWFFLAIEGAAMAAEEAKDPKKTIPVAFIAGILTLVVLAIGVMVFAGGAGDWSKLANINDPLPQAMKMIVGNSSGWLHMLVWLGLFGLIASFHGIIMGYSRQIFALARAGFLPKPLAAINSRYQTPHWAILAGGMIGIAAIFSDNLIVIGGLPLTANIVTMSVFGAIVMYIISMAALFKLRVTEPNLERPFSAPLYPFAPALALVLAVVCLVAMTYYNTLLAMIFAGLFIAGFIYFKATHSTDDMQAGNELLQAQNS
- a CDS encoding ethanolamine ammonia-lyase subunit EutB; this encodes MYRTTVGQRTYQFPDLKMLMAKASPARSGDYLAGVAATTAEERMAAKICLADLPLKAFLHTALIPYEDDEVTRLIFDEHDLAVFSLVSHLTVGDFRDWLLSEQADSLTLARLASGVTPEMVAAVSKLMRNQDLILVAKKCRVITKFRNTIGLPGRLSVRLQPNHPTDALSGIAAAMLDGLLYGSGDAVVGINPATDSLPGLAKLNYMLDDVIQRFEIPTQSCVLTHVTNTIELINRGVPVDLVFQSIAGTEKANSGFGVNLSILAEAEAAAQSLNRGTIGKNVMYFETGQGSCLSANAHFGVDQQTCEARAYAVARKFKPLLTNTVVGFIGPEYLYDGKQIIRAGLEDHFCGKLLGVPLGCDVCYTNHAEADQDDMDTLLTLLAAAGLTFLIGVPGADDIMLNYQSTSFHDALYIRELLGLKRAPEFDSWLEKMRLIDTQGRLLDPSKQHPLLTQLPSLGSAA
- the eutC gene encoding ethanolamine ammonia-lyase subunit EutC produces the protein MSKNVIHQNSWDELRQFTAARIALGRTGNSLPTKELLKFGLAHAQARDAVHLPFAADLLAAELYEQGFTTLQARSAAPDRETYLRRPDLGRQLAAESREWLKQHAQPIELVIVVGDGLSSTAIHRNTVPFLLELRPRLEALGITIGPVVLTKQARVAIGDDIAEAMQAKAVVVLIGERPGLSSPDSLGVYLTWAPKVGLLDSERNCISNVRPEGLNYPEAAHKLSWLLAEMFRRQLSGVALKDESDDATDILLTSQTSATHK
- a CDS encoding 2-hydroxyacid dehydrogenase encodes the protein MKIALFSAKAYDRDYFEQANQPFDYAIDYFDVRLDAKTSRLAHGYPVVCAFVNDDLSRPVLTDLVNNGTRLLAMRCAGYNNVDLVAAKELGLTVVRVPAYSPEAVAEHSVGLMMTLNRRIHKAYQRTRDANFALDGLVGFNMFGKTAGIIGTGKIGIATLRILKGFGMRLLVNDPFQNQAAIELGAEYVDLDTLFRESDVISLHCPLFQENYHLLNSQSFAKMKKGVMIINTSRGALLNSQDAIEALKQGKIGALGLDVYEEESELFFEDKSNEVITDDIFRRLSACHNVLFTGHQAFLTREALLSIAGTTLNNAKIFAANEKSGNEVE
- a CDS encoding acetate uptake transporter yields the protein MSEKLANPAPLGLMGFGMTTVLLNIHNAGFFPISAMILAMGLAYGGMAQVIAGILEFKKGNTFGLTAFTSYGFFWISLVFLILMPKWGWADAANETSMGCYLLMWGIFTLFMFFGTLKGPKALQVVFGTLVVLFFLLAAKDFTGNAALGTFAGFEGIFCGASAIYLAMAEVLNEKFGRTILPIGETQAH
- a CDS encoding NAD(P)/FAD-dependent oxidoreductase — its product is MTKIVIVGGGAGGLELATRLGRKLGKKGKAQITLVDRNRTHLWKPLLHEVAAGSLDAGVDALSYQSQARHNAFEFQLGTLTDIKRQEKRIVLAPIFGEKGEEVLGEREIEYDYLVMALGSVSNDFNTPGVRDHCIFLDSADQAFRFHNILMDKFLRFAGSRTTSNTDIPQDGNIKIAIVGAGATGIELSAELYNAVEELTAYGYKNLSRRSLKVTVVEAGPRILPALPERISGAAHHELAELGVDIRTATFVSEATDKGLMTKDGELIEADLMVWAAGVKAPDFLKEIGGLETNRANQLVVKGTLQTTIDDHVYAIGDCAACAMEDGKLVPPRAQSAHQMATQAMKNILAQINGGELKAYQYMDYGSLVSLSNFSTVGSLMGNLMRGSMMIEGRIARMMYISLYRMHQVALYGYVKTGLIMLVGQLNRILRPRLKLH
- the ycfP gene encoding alpha/beta hydrolase YcfP — its product is MIIYLHGFDATSPGNYEKVLQLQFIDPDVRMVSYSTVYPRQDMSHLLKEVHRQITTSDDPAPLICGVGLGGYWSERIGYLCGIRQVMFNPNLFPEETMQGKITRPEEYIDIASKCVTEFRKKNARKCICILSVNDEVMDNSRTASELKEYYDIVWDEQQSHKFKDLSSHLQLIKAFKNAG